One Paenarthrobacter aurescens TC1 DNA window includes the following coding sequences:
- a CDS encoding ATP-dependent DNA ligase domain protein (identified by match to protein family HMM PF01068; match to protein family HMM PF04679; match to protein family HMM TIGR02777; match to protein family HMM TIGR02778; match to protein family HMM TIGR02779) produces the protein MAGKQQERVNVEGHELTLTNLNKIIYPETGTTKAEVLEYYAAVAPFLIPAAANRPVTRKRWVNGVGTAENPGQVFFQKNLEDSAPKWIPRAAIQHSDHTNVYPMVNNLATLTWMAQIASLEIHVPQWQVDPSGKPLRPDRFVLDLDPGPGAGLPECVEVAKLARSILQDMGMDPVPVTSGSKGIHLYTGLDGTLKSEQVSAFAKELARALESDHPELVVSDMKKSLRHGKVLVDWSQNSGNKTTIVPYSLRGKAHPTVAAPRTWRELSSPSLEHLDYVAVMKRVKTGKDHFAPISERHLPPHGEDENDDDGTAGSSSGTGRSRERVVTVENRLAKYVGMRDPGKTPEPFPSSSAVSASPQSAGSSSDQPKPGDPPPPGGIFVIQEHHARRYHLDLRLEHHGVLASWALPRGIPETPDRNNLAVHTEDHPMEYANFAGVIPKGEYGAGTMTIWDRGEYTCEKWRDGKEVIATLTGEPGGGLGGTKRFALINTGQNWLIHLMKEQPGGRRGTQPAANAAAPKSAPAQPQPQPMPNYSPMLATSGTTADLRGDDWLYELKWDGIRAIITGTESRIRLMSRNGNDLTAAYPELTDRACWPDGDFVADGEIVALGKGSRPDFGRLQLRMNLVKAADIERARATVPVQLMLFDLLYDDGTDLSGLPFHERRERLSGFAERWRVGCPLHLSAVLDHDVEDLMTSAAELGLEGVMAKKADSRYVIGRRSRSWIKLKLEQSQEVVVGGWRPGAGARAGTFGALLLGIPDGDKLHYVGRVGSGFKDWQLRDIMEKLEPLAIVESPFADIPREDAAGATWVSPELVAEVTFGEWTGPGRLRHPVWRGWRPDKSAGEVTLAGS, from the coding sequence GTGGCAGGCAAGCAACAGGAGCGGGTGAACGTGGAAGGCCACGAGCTCACCCTCACCAACCTGAACAAAATCATCTACCCGGAAACCGGCACCACCAAGGCCGAAGTGCTGGAGTATTACGCCGCAGTGGCGCCTTTCCTGATCCCTGCCGCTGCCAACCGGCCCGTCACCCGCAAGCGCTGGGTCAACGGAGTGGGTACCGCCGAAAACCCCGGGCAAGTGTTCTTCCAAAAGAACCTTGAGGACTCGGCACCCAAATGGATTCCCCGTGCCGCCATTCAGCATTCGGACCACACCAATGTTTATCCCATGGTCAACAACCTTGCGACGCTCACATGGATGGCCCAAATCGCGTCGCTGGAAATTCACGTACCGCAGTGGCAGGTGGATCCTTCAGGGAAGCCGCTCCGCCCCGACCGTTTCGTCCTGGACCTCGACCCCGGGCCCGGGGCAGGACTGCCCGAGTGCGTTGAAGTGGCCAAGCTTGCCCGTTCCATCCTGCAGGACATGGGAATGGACCCGGTCCCTGTTACCAGCGGCAGCAAAGGCATCCACCTCTACACTGGCCTGGACGGGACGCTGAAGTCCGAGCAAGTGTCCGCCTTCGCCAAAGAGCTGGCCCGTGCCTTGGAATCGGACCACCCCGAGCTGGTGGTCAGCGACATGAAGAAGTCCCTCCGACACGGCAAAGTGCTGGTTGACTGGAGCCAGAACAGCGGGAACAAGACCACCATCGTCCCGTATTCGCTGCGCGGGAAGGCCCACCCTACGGTCGCCGCGCCCCGCACGTGGCGGGAGCTCTCCTCTCCTTCGCTGGAACACCTCGACTATGTGGCCGTGATGAAGCGCGTGAAGACAGGCAAAGACCACTTCGCGCCGATCTCCGAACGCCACCTGCCGCCTCACGGCGAGGATGAGAATGACGACGACGGTACTGCCGGAAGCAGTTCAGGCACCGGCCGTTCCCGCGAGCGTGTGGTGACAGTAGAGAATCGTCTCGCCAAGTACGTCGGGATGCGCGATCCGGGCAAAACCCCGGAGCCGTTTCCGTCGTCGTCGGCTGTTTCTGCCTCCCCGCAATCGGCGGGCTCCTCCTCCGATCAGCCGAAGCCCGGCGATCCTCCACCGCCCGGCGGCATTTTCGTCATCCAGGAGCACCACGCCCGCCGCTACCACTTGGACCTGCGCCTGGAGCACCATGGCGTCCTGGCTTCCTGGGCACTGCCGCGTGGCATCCCGGAAACCCCCGACCGCAACAACCTTGCCGTTCACACCGAGGACCACCCCATGGAATACGCGAACTTCGCGGGCGTCATTCCCAAGGGTGAGTACGGGGCCGGGACCATGACTATTTGGGACCGCGGCGAGTACACCTGCGAGAAGTGGCGCGACGGCAAGGAAGTCATCGCGACGCTCACAGGCGAGCCGGGTGGTGGCCTTGGCGGCACCAAACGGTTCGCGCTCATCAATACGGGTCAGAACTGGCTGATCCATCTCATGAAGGAGCAGCCGGGCGGGCGTAGGGGCACCCAACCCGCAGCCAACGCCGCGGCGCCTAAGTCCGCTCCGGCTCAGCCGCAGCCTCAGCCCATGCCGAACTACTCTCCCATGCTGGCCACATCCGGGACCACCGCCGACCTTAGAGGCGACGATTGGCTGTATGAACTCAAGTGGGACGGAATCCGGGCGATCATCACCGGCACGGAGAGCAGAATCCGGCTCATGAGCCGCAACGGAAACGATCTCACCGCCGCCTATCCCGAACTGACGGACCGCGCATGCTGGCCCGACGGCGATTTCGTGGCTGATGGCGAAATTGTGGCGCTCGGCAAAGGATCGCGGCCTGATTTCGGCCGGCTGCAGCTGAGGATGAACTTGGTCAAAGCTGCGGACATCGAACGTGCCCGGGCGACGGTTCCGGTGCAGCTCATGCTGTTCGATCTTCTGTACGACGACGGGACGGACCTTAGCGGGCTGCCTTTCCACGAGCGCAGGGAGAGGCTTTCCGGATTTGCGGAGCGCTGGCGGGTCGGCTGTCCCCTTCACCTTTCCGCGGTGCTGGACCACGACGTTGAGGACCTTATGACGAGTGCCGCCGAGCTTGGCTTGGAAGGAGTCATGGCTAAGAAAGCCGACAGCCGTTACGTGATTGGACGCCGCAGCAGGTCCTGGATCAAGCTCAAACTGGAACAGAGCCAGGAAGTGGTGGTGGGCGGTTGGCGGCCCGGCGCCGGTGCACGGGCCGGGACCTTCGGCGCGTTGCTGCTGGGCATCCCGGACGGCGACAAGCTGCATTACGTGGGCCGGGTGGGCAGCGGTTTCAAGGACTGGCAGCTCAGGGACATCATGGAGAAACTGGAGCCCTTGGCTATTGTTGAGTCGCCGTTCGCGGACATTCCCCGGGAAGACGCTGCGGGCGCTACATGGGTGAGTCCTGAGCTCGTGGCGGAAGTGACATTTGGGGAATGGACGGGCCCTGGAAGGCTGAGGCATCCGGTGTGGCGTGGGTGGCGTCCGGACAAGTCCGCTGGCGAGGTAACGCTGGCCGGCTCATGA
- a CDS encoding Ku protein (identified by match to protein family HMM PF02735; match to protein family HMM TIGR02772), with the protein MLLTGCMRAIWKGSIAFGLVNVPVKLYSATEDHDIGLHQVHNKDGGRIRYQRKCEICSEVVAYEDIDKAYEEEGRTVVLTSAELKSLPEENSREIEVVEFIPAEQLDPIMYERSYFLEPDSKSPKAYMLLRQTLEDTDRIAIVQYALRQKTRLGALRVRGDVLLLQALLWGDEVREAKFPSLETDIKISDKELEMSSALVESMAHDFDPDEYTDDYQAQLKTLIEAKLEKGEALDTEATFGVVEGEGEGGDVIDLMEALKRSLDKKRGKEKADDDAAAASKTASKPKARAKKKA; encoded by the coding sequence GTGCTGTTGACTGGGTGCATGAGGGCCATATGGAAGGGATCTATCGCGTTCGGTCTGGTCAACGTACCAGTGAAGCTCTACAGTGCCACGGAGGATCACGATATTGGCCTGCACCAAGTCCACAATAAGGACGGCGGGCGCATTCGATACCAGCGGAAATGCGAAATTTGCAGCGAAGTTGTGGCGTACGAGGATATTGACAAGGCCTACGAAGAAGAAGGCCGCACGGTAGTTCTGACGTCCGCCGAATTGAAGTCGTTGCCTGAGGAGAACAGCCGCGAAATTGAGGTGGTGGAGTTTATCCCCGCCGAGCAGCTGGACCCCATCATGTACGAGCGCAGCTATTTCTTGGAGCCTGACTCCAAATCGCCCAAGGCGTACATGTTGCTCCGGCAGACGCTCGAGGACACGGACAGAATCGCCATTGTCCAGTATGCACTGCGGCAGAAGACCCGCTTGGGGGCGCTCAGGGTGCGGGGGGATGTGCTGTTGCTCCAGGCGCTGCTGTGGGGCGATGAGGTCCGCGAGGCCAAGTTCCCGTCCCTGGAGACCGACATCAAGATCTCGGACAAGGAACTCGAAATGTCCTCCGCCCTGGTGGAATCCATGGCGCACGACTTTGATCCCGACGAATACACCGATGACTACCAAGCGCAGCTGAAGACACTTATCGAGGCCAAGCTGGAGAAGGGCGAAGCGCTGGACACCGAGGCAACCTTCGGCGTGGTGGAAGGTGAAGGCGAGGGCGGCGACGTCATCGACCTCATGGAAGCGCTCAAGCGCAGCCTGGACAAGAAACGCGGCAAGGAAAAAGCGGACGACGACGCTGCTGCCGCCAGCAAAACTGCCAGCAAACCAAAGGCGCGGGCCAAGAAAAAGGCGTGA
- a CDS encoding hypothetical protein (identified by Glimmer2; putative): protein MGIGDSSKIPPERNVLTMNTLLIIAGVVAIVLLLVGGFSQALNWLLWVGVILLVIAAIGWLLSFMSGRRGHTV, encoded by the coding sequence TTGGGAATCGGCGATTCATCAAAGATTCCCCCAGAAAGGAATGTGCTGACCATGAATACGCTTCTGATCATTGCTGGTGTAGTAGCAATTGTTCTCCTTCTAGTGGGCGGCTTCTCGCAAGCCCTGAACTGGCTGCTGTGGGTAGGCGTCATCCTCCTCGTCATCGCGGCCATCGGCTGGCTGCTGAGCTTCATGTCGGGTCGTAGGGGACACACGGTATAG
- a CDS encoding putative DNA-binding stress response protein, Dps family (identified by match to protein family HMM PF00210), giving the protein MKGLLKSSPDDWAVAADIQRHVFRSHERPREEHMKASQQLADNLQIVLTDLIELQLQGKQAHWNIVGPNFRDLHLQLDELVLATRQFADDTAERMRALHALPDGRSATIAKGTRLEEFPAGLVNTKNAVKLVTDRVERAVQTMRDVHDEVDEEDPTTADLLHAFIARLEQLVWMINAEIMNAGAAVTDPDEA; this is encoded by the coding sequence ATGAAAGGCTTATTGAAGTCGTCACCTGATGATTGGGCAGTTGCCGCAGATATTCAGCGGCACGTTTTTCGCTCACATGAACGTCCACGAGAGGAACACATGAAAGCGTCACAGCAGCTTGCAGACAACCTTCAGATCGTCCTGACAGACCTGATCGAGCTACAGCTCCAGGGAAAGCAGGCACACTGGAATATCGTGGGTCCGAACTTCCGCGACCTTCACCTCCAGCTGGACGAGTTGGTCTTGGCGACGCGCCAGTTCGCTGACGACACTGCCGAGCGCATGAGGGCCCTTCACGCCTTGCCCGACGGCCGCAGTGCGACCATCGCCAAGGGCACTCGCCTGGAAGAATTCCCGGCTGGCCTGGTCAACACCAAGAACGCCGTCAAGCTTGTCACTGACCGCGTAGAGCGTGCAGTCCAGACCATGCGCGATGTCCATGACGAAGTGGACGAAGAAGATCCCACGACGGCGGACCTTCTGCATGCATTCATCGCCCGCCTTGAGCAGCTGGTATGGATGATCAACGCCGAAATCATGAACGCCGGCGCTGCCGTGACGGATCCGGACGAGGCCTAG
- a CDS encoding putative integral membrane protein, with protein MILLAIVVCEVAFWVAILAGLAARYLLRRPRLGGALLILAPVIDAVLLALVAVDLLGGGTASWQHGLAAIYIGVSIAYGKRMVAWADAHFQHRFAGGPAPERLTGARYTVKCWRDVLLTALAVVIASATLGAIILLVNDAERTSALSGFFRILGIIFAIDFLWAVSYTIWPKKAARPVPATTSSH; from the coding sequence ATGATTCTGTTAGCAATCGTGGTGTGCGAAGTTGCGTTCTGGGTGGCGATTCTTGCCGGGCTTGCGGCGCGGTATTTGTTGCGGCGCCCCCGCCTTGGTGGGGCTCTCCTGATCCTTGCTCCCGTGATCGATGCTGTCCTGCTTGCCTTGGTGGCCGTCGATCTACTCGGCGGGGGAACTGCCTCATGGCAGCACGGACTGGCAGCGATCTACATTGGCGTCTCCATCGCCTATGGCAAACGCATGGTGGCCTGGGCCGATGCTCACTTCCAGCATCGATTCGCCGGCGGACCTGCACCGGAACGGCTCACGGGAGCCCGCTATACGGTCAAGTGCTGGCGGGATGTACTTCTTACAGCCCTGGCGGTGGTCATCGCCTCCGCGACCCTGGGCGCGATCATCCTCCTCGTCAATGACGCTGAGCGAACCTCAGCGCTCTCCGGATTCTTTCGCATTCTGGGAATCATCTTCGCCATCGATTTCCTCTGGGCTGTGAGCTACACGATCTGGCCAAAAAAGGCCGCCCGTCCCGTGCCCGCCACTACTTCCTCGCACTGA
- a CDS encoding putative transcriptional regulator, TetR family (identified by match to protein family HMM PF00440), translating to MPRRIDAEARTAEIAEASLRVLERDGLAGLSVRGVAAEAGIAAASLRRAFATQHALREYCLQLIEDRVTARVAALELAGRALVDELLLQLLPLDKERRMELVAQVQLGVLSLTDSELRPAAIRLSDAVNRACRAAIQILTEAGQFSKGRDPQYEEQRLRALLDGIAMHGLWSGELPDTSPMLSMLARHLDELAGP from the coding sequence ATGCCCCGAAGAATCGACGCCGAAGCACGCACTGCAGAGATTGCGGAGGCATCTCTACGTGTCCTCGAACGTGATGGGCTTGCGGGCCTGTCCGTGCGCGGGGTTGCCGCGGAAGCCGGCATTGCCGCCGCTTCGTTGCGCCGGGCGTTTGCCACGCAGCATGCTCTTCGGGAGTATTGCCTGCAACTCATTGAGGACCGAGTCACCGCCAGGGTGGCCGCTCTTGAGCTGGCCGGCCGGGCACTCGTTGATGAGTTGCTGCTGCAGTTGCTCCCTCTCGACAAAGAACGGCGCATGGAACTGGTGGCACAAGTCCAGCTCGGGGTCCTTTCGCTGACCGACAGCGAGCTTCGCCCTGCTGCCATCAGGCTTAGCGACGCGGTAAATCGCGCGTGTCGCGCTGCCATTCAGATCTTGACCGAAGCGGGCCAGTTCTCCAAGGGGCGCGACCCCCAGTATGAAGAGCAGCGGCTGCGTGCACTCTTGGATGGAATCGCGATGCACGGCCTGTGGAGCGGGGAACTGCCG